GCCGGCTGACGACCTCCCGGTCTATCCGCTGGATGGCTTCAACCTTATCCTTTACCGAGCCGACATGGGCGGCCTCATCCGGGGCTTCAATATGAACGACGACAAGGTCATGGTCATCAAGTGCCCCCAGTGCACCTTCCGCCTGGGCGGTACAGTCGTTATCCAGGCTGTCGGTAACGCCCGGTATGCTCAGCACATCAATCTGCGCCATTCGTGCCAGGCCGTTAAGCAGGTCGACCGCTGAGGTCATGGCCGCACTGAGACCGTGATGCAGTCTGAAGGCTGGCATCGCCAGTGCAGTACCGCTTCCCCAGAACAGCCAGATGGTCGTGGCCGGTATTTCACCACGGGCCGCGCGGGCCGCATTCACCGGGTGCTCCCGGAGTACTTCCTGTGAGGCCGTCATCAGTTCCCTGAGGTAGCGGCTACCACGGCCACGGGGCAGGTGAACGTCTATCGGCTGGTCAGGGATGTCATGCGGCGGAGTGCAGACAGCTCTGAGGGTGTCTCTCCTGCCCTTCAGCTTGCAGATGTGGCGGTAGCTGACCCCGGGGTAGAAGTGTACATCTTCGCTGCCCAGGCTCCGGTTGAGGGCATCCACGAGTTGCTCCGCTTCCCCGGTGCTTATGTGACCGGAACCATAGCTCCACATGCGGCCATCACGGACCGCCACCAGATTGCACCGGAAGACAACCTCACCCCTGCCAACCGGGATGCCCATGCTCCTGGCCTCGATTACCGCACGGCCTCGGTAGTATTGCCCGGGGTCATAGCCAAGTACGGACATGCAGGCGCAGGCACTGGAAGGCTCCATTCCCTCCGGCACGGTACGCACCAGCCCCACCACGCCGTCTCCGGCCATGGAGTCCAGGTTCGGGGTATCCGCCAGCTCCAGAGAGGTACGACCGCCGTGCTCCGGCAACGGCAGGCCGGCGGCACCATCCATTATTAAAACACAGTATTTCATGAAGCTACCTTGCATATAACGTCGATTCAGCCTATAATATCGTGTCGGGGCGTAGCTCAGCCAGGTTAGAGCGCAGTGTTCGGGTCGCTGAGGCCGGAGGTTCGAATCCTCTCGCCCCGACCATCAATTCCTGTAACAATAATAGCACATCTGTGCCATCTCGTGCATGTATTTAAGGCTGCGGCCCTCCTTGCCCTTGCCGGAATAGCCCGGCTCTCCCTAAGGTGCGAATGACTCTTGCCCAGCCCTACTGGAGTATCGGTCAGACTACCCGGGACCTTTCACTGGTGGAGGCCCTATCCCCTGTGCAACTGGGACATAGGTAACACTTTAGTACAGGCACATAGGTTAAACTTTTAGTATGCTGATAAGGTTCTCCAGGATTACTCCTGCTCCCCCACCACCTTCTTGGCCTCTTCCCAGAGGGTGTTCTGCTCGTCAAAGGACAGATCCCCGAAGCTGATCCCTCGCTGGCGGCAGACCTCTTCCATGCGGGCAAAGCGGCGGTAGAACTTCCGGTTGGCCTCCCGCAGGGCTGTTTCCAGGTCCATATCCTGGCGGCGGGCAATGTTCGCCAGGGTGAACAGCAGGTCGCCAAACTCCTGTGTGCGGCGTTCCAGACCTTCAGCCTCCCGGAACTCCCGTATCTCTTCGGCCAGTTTATCGATAACGCCTTCGTCATCCTCCCAGTCGAACCCCACCTGCGCCACCCGGTGCTGGACCTCCTGGCTGTAGCTCAGCGCGGGCATCTCTCCCGAGACGCTGTCCAGAATCGAGTAAGCCGTTCCCTTCTCCGCCTTTTTCAGACTCTCCCAGTTACGCGCCACTTCCTCGGCATCCCTGGCATCTCCATCACCAAAAACGTGGGGATGCCGGTACACCAACTTCTTACTGATGCCCTCTATTACGTCCCCGATATCAAACTCACCGGCCTCGGCCGCAATCTGCGCCTGGAGGACAATGTGGAGTAGCAGGTCACCAAGCTCCTCACGCAGAGCCGCCACATCCCCGGAATCCAGAGCAGCCAGCACCTCATAGCATTCCTGCAGGAACGTCGCCCGCAGCGAGCGGTGCGTCTGCTGCCTGTCCCAGGGACAACCGTCCGGACCGCGCAGCATGGCGATAATATCCACCAGGGCACTGAACTCGTTCATATTCTCCGGTAGCGACAATGTACCCTCCTCACTGGCCCCGTGTCAGGCAGATGGCAGCACGGCGCCGATAAAGTCCCTCTGCCCACGCATGAACTCGGCAGCGGACATGACACGTTTCCCCTCCATTTGCACGCGGACCACACCGAGGATACCATCCCCGGTGATAACACCAAAGGCGGTCGCCCTGCCCTTGAGAGCCACAACCCGCCCTGCTTCCCGGGAGTCTTCTTCCCGAGGAGAGACGGCGTCCATCGCCGGATGTACCGCCTCAAGCACCTTGAGCTGTCGCCCCTGCCAGGTGGTATAGCACACCGGCCACGGCTGAAAGGCGCGTACCCGCCGCGCAATATCTATCGCCGGTAGTTTCCAGTCGATTCCCCCGGCATCTTTGCTGATGAGGCTGGTATAGGTCGCCTGGTCTTCATCCTGCGGCTGCGGGACAATCTCGCCCCGGGCAAGCCGCGGCAGGACGTCGAGCAGCGTTTGAGCGCCAATCAGGGACAGCCTGGACATCAGTGAGCCGGTGGTATCCGCGGGTGCGATGGGAATCTGCGCCCGACTCAGTACGGGACCGGTGTCCATGCCCGGGTCCATCAGCATAATACTCACACCGGTAAACGTGTCCCCATTCAGGATAGCCCCCGGCACCGGTGCCGTCCCACGGTACCTGGGAAGCAGCGATGGGTGGATATTGACACAACCGAGAGGCGGTATATTGAGAACAGGCCGGGGCAGTATCTGACCGAAGGCAGCGACCACGATAACATCGGGCTGCAAACCGGCCATCTCCTCCGCCACCGGACCGCGCTTCATACTGGCCGGCTGCATCACCGGCAGTCCCCGCGCCAGGGCGGCCTTCTTCAGCGGCGGTGCGACCAGGGAACGCCCTCTCCCCGCGGCCCTATCCGGCTGTGTGTAAACCGCAACCACCTGATAGCCATTATCTACCAGTTGCTCCAGCGGAGTAACGGCGAACCCGGGAGTACCCATAAAGACAATCCTCACTGTGGACCTCCAACCACCCGATTTTAGCACCTTAAGGACTTGCCAACAACTGGCCCACTGGCATTTGCCGTACTGAGAATCCCCCGGTAAAACGCAAGCCAGGAGCTACTCATAAGTCACAGAGGACGTCTTAATAATGGACGCCCGGCTTGGTGCCTCCTGCCAGAGGGAGTTATCCACACGTGAACAGGGGGCACTTATGAGCATGAACTGGCACATCGGGACAATGGTGGGGATAAAATAGACTGCTGGCAATTCGTATCTATGGACGAGATATTGCGACTAAAAGAGAGGACGGCAGACCTTCCAAGGGAGGAGGACGGTGAAAACAGATTTCCAGAACCACCGGCAACGGCTGTCAGAACCTTTGCCATCCGTGTTATCAACAACTATTCTGGAGTAGTTGTTTTGCTTCTCCATCCAGAACCTCAAGACTAAATCACTTCTATCATATCTGTGGCGTCTATGCGTGTATATTGGAGACTGTTGAGATTGTATGACCAATGGATTGCGGCTCGATGACAACTAGGTCGGCGCAGCAGATATGGGAGACCGCTCTCGGTGAGCTGGAAATCGATGTCAACGGGCCCAACTTCCGGACCTGGTTGGAAGGAACGGTTGGCCTGAGCTTCCAGGATAGTGAGTTCGCAGTCGGGGTACCGAACACTTTCGTTGCCGAGTTTCTCGAGAGGAACCTGCGCTCCCTGGTGGAGAAGGTGCTCACCGGACTGACCAGGAGCGAGATCAAGGTTCATTTCCAGGTAGCTGCCGGTTTTACCGACAAAACCGGTTATGCCGGCGAGGCCGGTAGAGCCGGTAAAGCTGGAGAAGCCGGTGTCCCAGGCCAGAGCAGGCCTCTTCCTCTATTCAATCCGAAGTACACTTTTGAAACCTTTGTTGTCGGTAGTTCCAACCAGCTTGCCTACTCCGCCGCGCAGAAGGTAGTTGAGAACCCCGGGAAAGCCTACAATCCCCTGTTTATCCACGGACCGGCCGGGATGGGCAAGACCCACCTCCTGCACGCTATCGGACATGCTGCCACGGCCGAGGGGCTTGACGCTCTTTACGTCAGCGCGGAACAGTTCACCAACGAACTCGTCAGCGCCATACGCGGCGGTGAAACCGAGGAATTCCGCAGGAAGTACCGCAGCGTTGACGTACTCATGGTAGATGATGTCCAGTTCTTCGGCGGCAAGGAACGCACCAGAGAGAACTTCTTCCATACTTTCAACGCACTACATGCTGCCAACCGTCAGGTTGCCGTCACCTGCGACTGCCCGCCGCGGTCGATACCACAAATCCAGGAACAAATGCGCTCCCGCTTCGAATGGGGTCTGGTTACCGACCTCCAGCCGCCCGACTTCGATACACGCCTGTCCATCCTGCAGGCGAAAGCGAAGCGGGATGGTGTGGAGATTATGCCGGACGTTCTCGAACTCATCGCACTCCAGGTCAAGGAGAACATCAGACGACTCGAGGGTTCCCTGAACCGTATCGTTGCCTACGCCAGGCTTATGAAAACCCTGATTACCCCTGAGATGGCCACCCGAGCTCTGGACGACATCGCCAGCAAGGAGCCTCCACCGGCGCGACTCACTCCACCGCAGATTGTCGAGGCCGTGGCCTCAAGCTTCCAGATGCCCCTTGCTGAAATCAGGGGACGGAAAAGGGACGAGGCTACCGTCCTGGCTCGACAGGTAACCATGTACATTATCAGGCAGGAAACCGAATGCTCCCTGGCGGATATCGGCAGGGAGTTGGGTGGCCGGAGTCCGTCGACTATCAGCTACGCCTATGAAAAGATTGCCAACAATATCGGTAATGACCCCCACCTGAGACGGCAGGTATTCAATATCCAGCAGAAGCTTCACTCGCCCTCACGTACGGCAAATTAACAGACCCCCCGCAGGATTTGGATGGTCGGACACAGTTTTTCAATAACTTGCTCCCCCTTTCGATAACGCCGTCGGGGTCACACCCATATTCTTGTCGCAATCTTACCTTGCCAGCAAATTCAAAGTTACACAGATACGTGCTAGTATTAGTAATAAGAATAGTCCCACCATACAACAAATTTAGAATAGTAGTTTTTTATTTATTACTTGTAACGGATGTTTGGTTAGTGCGGGAGTATGTTCGATACTGCTGAGATTAAGGTCAGGGCCGGCATCGGGGGTAGCGGTGCGATAAGCTTTCGCAGGGAGAAGTATGTCCCCTACGGGGGGCCTGATGGTGGCGATGGTGGCGACGGGGGTAACGTGGTCATTGTGGCTGACGCCAGTGTTACCAACCTGCTTACATTTCGCCGTAAGGCGTCCTATAAAGCGGGGCGTGGTGGAAACGGACAGGGGAGGAAGAAGCATGGGCCACGAGGAGAAGACCTGTTTCTAATGGTACCTCTGGGAACAATGATACTGGACAAGGACCGGCCGGGAGACGATGCCCTTCTGGCTGACCTGGAGCAGCCCGGGCAGCGAGTGGTAGTCGCCAGGGGAGGCAAAGCAGGGCTGGGCAACACCCACTTTGCTTCGTCGACGAATCAAGCGCCCCAGATTGCCCAGAAGGGAGACCCCGGTGAGGAAAGGACCCTGCTCCTGGAACTGCGTCTGATTGCTGATGTTGGCATTATCGGGTATCCCAACGTGGGTAAATCAACTCTCCTGGCTGCGGCATCGGCAGCCAAACCCAGAATCGCCGGCTATCCGTTCACGACGAAGGAGCCGGTGGTCGGAGTTGTTGAGGTGAGTCTGGAGGTCTTTGTGCTCGCTGAAATCCCCGGTCTGATAGAGGGTGCTCATGCAGGACGCGGCCTCGGTCATGATTTCCTGCGCCACGCAACGCGTACCCGAATGTTCATTCACGTGGTCGACGGTAGCTCCGAGTCGCCGGTTGAGGATATGGTCCGGGTTAACACTGAGCTTGGTCTGTTCGACGCTGCTCTGGGACGGAAGCCCCAGCTGGTGGTGGTAAACAAGATTGACCTGCCCGAGGCTCAGGCAAGATTGCCGGAGATAAGGCGTGTATTTGGCGATGCCGGTATCGTACCGGTGCCGGTGTCGGCAGCGACCGGAGAGGGTGTTGCCGGGTTAATGGAACGGGCGATGCAGATGCTCAAGGATGTGGGCGACAGCGGCAGGGAGATTCCCGGGAAGGTATTCCGCCCACGGCCCAGGGGAGATAGTGTTTCCGTGGATAAGGAAGGAGATACCTACATACTCAACGCACCGGTACTGGAGCGAATCATTACGAGGGGTGACGTGACCAGCTCCGCGATGCGTGCCCAGCTCAACCGCCAGCTAACCCGTCTGGGACTGAACCGTGCGTTGAAGAAGGCCGGTGCCAGGCCGGGAGATAAGGTCCGCTGCGGAGAGCTGGAATGGGAATGGTGACGGGATGAAGCTGGGCTTGCTCGGTGGTACCTTCGACCCTATCCACAACGGGCACCTGGCTGTGGCCGAGGAGGTCAAAGACAGGCTGGACTTGAACGAGGTCCTGTTTGTGCCTGCCGGCCAGCCGTGGCTGAAGGCGGACACTCCGGTCTCTCCGGCCGAGCACCGCGTGGCCATGGTACGCCTGGCCACTGCCGGTATTGCCTACTACAGCACTTCCACTATGGAGGTAGAGCGTGAAGGGCC
The Dehalococcoidales bacterium DNA segment above includes these coding regions:
- the fmt gene encoding methionyl-tRNA formyltransferase — translated: MRIVFMGTPGFAVTPLEQLVDNGYQVVAVYTQPDRAAGRGRSLVAPPLKKAALARGLPVMQPASMKRGPVAEEMAGLQPDVIVVAAFGQILPRPVLNIPPLGCVNIHPSLLPRYRGTAPVPGAILNGDTFTGVSIMLMDPGMDTGPVLSRAQIPIAPADTTGSLMSRLSLIGAQTLLDVLPRLARGEIVPQPQDEDQATYTSLISKDAGGIDWKLPAIDIARRVRAFQPWPVCYTTWQGRQLKVLEAVHPAMDAVSPREEDSREAGRVVALKGRATAFGVITGDGILGVVRVQMEGKRVMSAAEFMRGQRDFIGAVLPSA
- the dnaA gene encoding chromosomal replication initiator protein DnaA → MTTRSAQQIWETALGELEIDVNGPNFRTWLEGTVGLSFQDSEFAVGVPNTFVAEFLERNLRSLVEKVLTGLTRSEIKVHFQVAAGFTDKTGYAGEAGRAGKAGEAGVPGQSRPLPLFNPKYTFETFVVGSSNQLAYSAAQKVVENPGKAYNPLFIHGPAGMGKTHLLHAIGHAATAEGLDALYVSAEQFTNELVSAIRGGETEEFRRKYRSVDVLMVDDVQFFGGKERTRENFFHTFNALHAANRQVAVTCDCPPRSIPQIQEQMRSRFEWGLVTDLQPPDFDTRLSILQAKAKRDGVEIMPDVLELIALQVKENIRRLEGSLNRIVAYARLMKTLITPEMATRALDDIASKEPPPARLTPPQIVEAVASSFQMPLAEIRGRKRDEATVLARQVTMYIIRQETECSLADIGRELGGRSPSTISYAYEKIANNIGNDPHLRRQVFNIQQKLHSPSRTAN
- the mazG gene encoding nucleoside triphosphate pyrophosphohydrolase — encoded protein: MSLPENMNEFSALVDIIAMLRGPDGCPWDRQQTHRSLRATFLQECYEVLAALDSGDVAALREELGDLLLHIVLQAQIAAEAGEFDIGDVIEGISKKLVYRHPHVFGDGDARDAEEVARNWESLKKAEKGTAYSILDSVSGEMPALSYSQEVQHRVAQVGFDWEDDEGVIDKLAEEIREFREAEGLERRTQEFGDLLFTLANIARRQDMDLETALREANRKFYRRFARMEEVCRQRGISFGDLSFDEQNTLWEEAKKVVGEQE
- the obgE gene encoding GTPase ObgE — its product is MFDTAEIKVRAGIGGSGAISFRREKYVPYGGPDGGDGGDGGNVVIVADASVTNLLTFRRKASYKAGRGGNGQGRKKHGPRGEDLFLMVPLGTMILDKDRPGDDALLADLEQPGQRVVVARGGKAGLGNTHFASSTNQAPQIAQKGDPGEERTLLLELRLIADVGIIGYPNVGKSTLLAAASAAKPRIAGYPFTTKEPVVGVVEVSLEVFVLAEIPGLIEGAHAGRGLGHDFLRHATRTRMFIHVVDGSSESPVEDMVRVNTELGLFDAALGRKPQLVVVNKIDLPEAQARLPEIRRVFGDAGIVPVPVSAATGEGVAGLMERAMQMLKDVGDSGREIPGKVFRPRPRGDSVSVDKEGDTYILNAPVLERIITRGDVTSSAMRAQLNRQLTRLGLNRALKKAGARPGDKVRCGELEWEW
- a CDS encoding cofactor-independent phosphoglycerate mutase codes for the protein MKYCVLIMDGAAGLPLPEHGGRTSLELADTPNLDSMAGDGVVGLVRTVPEGMEPSSACACMSVLGYDPGQYYRGRAVIEARSMGIPVGRGEVVFRCNLVAVRDGRMWSYGSGHISTGEAEQLVDALNRSLGSEDVHFYPGVSYRHICKLKGRRDTLRAVCTPPHDIPDQPIDVHLPRGRGSRYLRELMTASQEVLREHPVNAARAARGEIPATTIWLFWGSGTALAMPAFRLHHGLSAAMTSAVDLLNGLARMAQIDVLSIPGVTDSLDNDCTAQAEGALGALDDHDLVVVHIEAPDEAAHVGSVKDKVEAIQRIDREVVSRLLAWNGGPLRMLILPDHPTPVTLRTHTAEPVPFILWGKGFDGNGATAFTEAEAGSTGLSINPGYNIMSMLIH